One Nitrospira sp. DNA window includes the following coding sequences:
- a CDS encoding arginine deiminase-related protein — protein MSRLLVCPPDYFAIEYEINPWMRRSNIVDHERAVTQWHRLMEVLERDMGAVLERMRPVPGLPDLVFTANAGVAVGRQAVVSRFRYAERQREEAHFEQWFRAAGYEVVTFDQEFFFEGAGDLLGFPEYWFGGYRQRSDIRMFPLLGERFAREIIPLELVDGRFYHLDTCLCPLSGGELLYYPPAFDSYGQSAIRERVDEGRRLAVPEAEALKFACNAVCVGVHVALPEGCPATMALLQERGYQVHPVPLDEFMKSGGSAKCLTLALD, from the coding sequence GTGAGCCGCCTGCTCGTGTGCCCGCCGGATTACTTTGCCATCGAGTATGAAATCAATCCATGGATGCGGAGATCGAATATCGTCGATCACGAGCGTGCGGTTACGCAATGGCATCGTCTCATGGAGGTGCTTGAGCGGGACATGGGGGCCGTGCTGGAGCGCATGCGTCCGGTGCCGGGATTGCCCGACCTCGTATTTACGGCGAATGCAGGAGTGGCTGTTGGGCGGCAAGCCGTGGTCAGCCGTTTTCGCTATGCCGAACGTCAACGGGAAGAGGCGCATTTTGAGCAGTGGTTTCGCGCCGCCGGCTATGAGGTTGTGACTTTCGATCAGGAGTTTTTCTTCGAAGGGGCGGGAGATCTGCTGGGATTTCCCGAGTACTGGTTTGGAGGCTACCGGCAGCGGTCGGACATTCGCATGTTTCCGCTCCTGGGCGAGCGGTTCGCGCGCGAGATCATTCCGCTGGAGTTAGTGGACGGGCGGTTCTATCACCTCGATACCTGTTTGTGCCCCTTGTCGGGAGGGGAACTGCTGTATTATCCCCCGGCGTTCGACTCCTATGGACAGAGCGCGATCAGGGAGCGGGTAGATGAAGGACGGCGGCTGGCGGTTCCGGAAGCGGAGGCGCTGAAGTTTGCCTGTAATGCGGTCTGTGTGGGAGTGCATGTCGCGCTGCCCGAGGGCTGTCCGGCCACGATGGCATTGCTCCAGGAACGAGGCTATCAGGTCCATCCGGTCCCGTTGGATGAGTTCATGAAGTCCGGCGGATCGGCGAAGTGTCTGACGCTGGCACTGGATTAA
- a CDS encoding TIGR00300 family protein has translation MTQAQETIILRGHIIDSLILAKVLDLILTMGGSFDLDQVEIGRTREDQSRARIVVRAPTLTALSHILRAIQPHGAVVERDSDCVLQPAPADGVFPDEFYSTTHLPTEVRLNETWVEVQGVEMDLGITVDSQRAAARTVPMADVRQGDLIVTGQAGVRVRPLQRPRERDVFAFMESKVSAERPHSHVIADIARRMRMLRDESRAGGAPSNVLLAGGPAIIHAGGRDALAWLIEEGFIQVLFCGNALAAHDMEADLYGTSLGYALTAGQAVPHGHAHHLRTINRIRAIGSIRAAVESGVIKTGIMAACVRRGVQVVMAGTIRDDGPLPGVITDSMRAQAAMRQAIPGVGLALLVASTLHAVATGNLLPAAVPTVCVDINAAVPTKLADRGSFQAVGLVMDAASFLSELARSLGRPV, from the coding sequence GTGACTCAGGCCCAAGAAACGATCATCCTTCGCGGCCACATTATCGATTCGCTGATTCTCGCGAAGGTGCTGGATCTGATTCTGACGATGGGCGGGTCGTTCGATCTCGACCAGGTGGAGATCGGCCGCACCAGAGAGGACCAGTCGCGCGCGCGCATTGTCGTGCGGGCCCCCACGCTCACCGCGTTAAGCCACATCCTGCGCGCGATTCAGCCGCATGGCGCGGTGGTCGAGCGGGATTCCGATTGCGTGCTGCAGCCGGCTCCTGCCGATGGCGTGTTTCCGGATGAATTCTACTCCACCACCCACTTGCCGACCGAAGTCCGTCTGAACGAGACATGGGTTGAAGTCCAAGGGGTGGAGATGGATCTGGGCATCACGGTGGATAGCCAGCGAGCCGCGGCCCGCACGGTGCCGATGGCCGACGTCCGTCAGGGCGATCTCATCGTGACCGGGCAGGCGGGTGTGCGCGTCAGACCGCTGCAGCGCCCGCGCGAACGCGATGTCTTTGCGTTCATGGAGTCGAAGGTTTCCGCTGAACGGCCGCACAGCCACGTTATCGCCGATATTGCCCGGCGGATGCGCATGCTGCGCGACGAGTCTCGTGCGGGAGGAGCCCCCTCCAACGTTCTGCTGGCCGGAGGGCCCGCCATCATCCATGCCGGCGGGCGGGATGCGCTGGCCTGGCTGATCGAGGAAGGGTTCATCCAGGTGTTGTTCTGCGGGAATGCCTTGGCCGCGCATGACATGGAAGCCGATCTGTACGGCACCTCCTTAGGCTACGCCCTCACGGCCGGCCAGGCGGTTCCGCACGGGCATGCCCATCATCTGCGGACCATCAACCGGATTCGCGCGATCGGCAGCATTCGGGCTGCCGTTGAGTCCGGCGTGATCAAGACCGGCATCATGGCCGCTTGTGTCAGACGCGGCGTTCAGGTGGTGATGGCGGGGACGATCAGAGATGACGGGCCCTTGCCCGGCGTGATCACGGATTCGATGCGGGCGCAGGCCGCCATGCGCCAGGCGATCCCCGGGGTTGGGCTGGCCCTGCTCGTCGCCTCGACGCTGCATGCGGTGGCCACCGGCAATTTGTTGCCCGCCGCGGTGCCGACCGTCTGTGTGGACATCAATGCCGCCGTTCCGACGAAGCTCGCCGACCGGGGGAGCTTCCAGGCCGTCGGGCTGGTGATGGACGCGGCGTCATTCCTGAGTGAACTCGCCCGCTCTCTGGGGAGGCCTGTGTGA
- a CDS encoding tRNA pseudouridine(13) synthase TruD, with protein sequence MTTGQIEPFLTDSLPGIGGRMRTTPEDFQVDERPLYLPCGEGEHLYLRITKRGLSTPDLVKRLSSVLGVKALAIGIAGLKDARAVTTQMVSVQGIQADRMASLPADEQILKVEILGRHRNRLRTGHHAGNRFRLVIRDIAPHAAEVVPGILDQLSRRGVPNYFGPQRQGKDGDNYQLGAILLTDDKRRDRMSRNKRMWYLNAYQSYLFNRILARRIHTIDRVFAGDWAAKSENGACFLVEDADVEQARADRFEISPTGVLFGSRVSWASGEPGAIEQAVITEAGATQEALVAAAKVCGFRGERRPLRVPLTELDWSLDGTVLTVSFALPPGAYATSVLREIMKTGPGLEARG encoded by the coding sequence ATGACAACCGGACAGATCGAGCCGTTTCTGACTGACAGCCTGCCCGGCATTGGCGGGCGCATGCGCACAACGCCGGAGGATTTTCAGGTCGACGAACGGCCGCTGTATCTGCCGTGCGGCGAGGGGGAGCATCTGTATCTGCGGATTACGAAGCGCGGGCTCTCGACTCCCGATTTGGTGAAGCGGCTGTCGTCGGTGCTGGGCGTCAAGGCGCTGGCCATCGGCATTGCGGGATTGAAAGACGCGCGGGCGGTGACGACGCAAATGGTTTCGGTGCAGGGGATTCAGGCAGACCGGATGGCGAGCCTGCCGGCCGATGAGCAGATCCTGAAGGTGGAGATCCTGGGCAGGCACCGCAATCGGCTGCGAACCGGCCACCATGCAGGCAACCGGTTTCGCCTGGTGATTCGCGACATTGCCCCGCACGCGGCCGAGGTGGTGCCGGGCATTCTCGACCAGCTCAGCCGGCGGGGGGTGCCGAATTATTTCGGCCCTCAGCGGCAGGGGAAAGACGGCGACAATTATCAGCTGGGCGCAATTTTGCTCACGGACGACAAACGGCGCGACAGGATGAGCCGAAATAAACGGATGTGGTACCTCAATGCCTATCAGTCCTATCTCTTCAATCGCATCCTGGCCCGGCGTATCCACACGATCGATCGTGTCTTCGCCGGCGACTGGGCGGCCAAGTCCGAGAATGGCGCCTGTTTTCTCGTTGAGGATGCGGACGTGGAGCAGGCGCGGGCCGATCGGTTCGAGATCAGCCCGACGGGAGTGTTATTCGGTTCCAGAGTCTCCTGGGCGAGCGGCGAGCCGGGCGCGATTGAGCAGGCGGTGATCACCGAGGCGGGGGCGACGCAGGAGGCGCTGGTGGCGGCGGCGAAGGTCTGCGGGTTTCGCGGCGAACGCCGGCCCCTGCGAGTGCCTTTGACGGAACTGGATTGGTCGCTGGACGGTACTGTCCTGACGGTGTCCTTTGCCTTGCCTCCAGGTGCCTATGCGACGAGTGTGCTGCGAGAGATCATGAAAACTGGCCCGGGGCTAGAGGCGCGGGGCTAG
- a CDS encoding HEAT repeat domain-containing protein, whose translation MMRRTEQGQANLTAIVILVGLIISAVWVWKRLSTDTQEYVIDQAIPLAAAVLGMVVLLLVVVKKIRARVHRKQERNRLLAAFQRETVRDKQLELAFALAEVNEYRVDGIESAAPALKDLWVTTLRRALGDKQHRIRGMAASHLGILNDRSVVPLLLAALEDDHAYVRSCAALGLGRLRAPEARAKLEYAMKEDWDQTVRSRAKEALERIPVP comes from the coding sequence ATGATGCGCCGTACTGAGCAGGGCCAGGCCAATCTGACCGCCATCGTGATCCTCGTCGGACTGATCATCAGTGCCGTGTGGGTCTGGAAGCGGCTGTCCACCGACACGCAAGAATATGTGATCGATCAGGCCATTCCGCTCGCCGCCGCGGTGCTCGGGATGGTCGTGCTGCTGCTGGTTGTGGTGAAGAAGATCAGGGCCCGCGTGCATCGGAAGCAGGAGCGTAACCGGTTGCTTGCGGCGTTTCAGCGGGAAACGGTGCGGGACAAACAGCTCGAGCTGGCATTTGCCTTGGCTGAGGTTAACGAGTATCGGGTGGACGGAATCGAATCGGCGGCGCCGGCGCTCAAGGATCTCTGGGTGACGACGCTCCGACGGGCGCTGGGCGACAAACAGCATCGGATCCGGGGCATGGCCGCCAGCCATTTGGGCATCTTGAATGACCGGTCCGTCGTGCCGTTGCTCTTGGCGGCGCTGGAAGACGATCATGCCTACGTGCGGTCTTGTGCGGCATTGGGGTTGGGCCGGCTGCGCGCGCCGGAGGCCAGGGCCAAGCTGGAATATGCGATGAAGGAAGACTGGGACCAGACCGTGCGGAGCCGCGCGAAAGAAGCCCTGGAGCGGATTCCTGTGCCGTAA
- a CDS encoding MarR family transcriptional regulator, with amino-acid sequence MDLPHLKDDPYLKLVRPLVETYQAFWLAGSRHIRSLRLTPAQFDIIATLGDTGGMTCAELSATTLVTKGTLTGVLDRLVAKGLIRREAVESDRRRVNVRLTDKGTAVFRKAFAAHIAFLRPFFQRAMSEKEIEQTCMLLLRLRDSFNRPVAD; translated from the coding sequence ATGGACCTGCCGCACCTCAAAGACGACCCCTATCTCAAGCTGGTCCGCCCCTTGGTGGAGACCTATCAAGCGTTTTGGCTGGCCGGCAGCCGCCACATCCGCTCCCTGCGATTGACCCCGGCACAATTCGACATCATTGCGACATTGGGAGATACCGGCGGCATGACCTGCGCAGAGCTGTCCGCCACGACCCTCGTCACCAAAGGGACTCTGACCGGTGTGCTTGACCGCCTGGTGGCGAAAGGCCTGATCCGGCGGGAAGCCGTCGAGAGCGATCGGCGGCGGGTCAATGTCCGTCTGACGGACAAAGGCACCGCGGTCTTTCGAAAAGCCTTCGCCGCGCACATCGCCTTCCTCAGGCCGTTTTTTCAGCGGGCCATGAGCGAGAAGGAGATCGAGCAGACCTGCATGCTGCTCTTGCGCCTGCGCGACAGCTTCAATCGGCCGGTGGCGGACTGA